One bacterium genomic window carries:
- a CDS encoding sugar phosphate isomerase/epimerase: MEFAYGTYAMPTVPLEEALPGLAALGYRGVEICIGPNRDRGDLGDFDGPRRAHLRQLVADSGLRLPALFMLGSIFTPDDDAHRVNLQRAATAAQLARDLGMGEPPVLAIGFGAGRDQWEQVRGRMLDLLGDYAALAGEHDFILAGEAHTGAAVNCSDRITWLLDTVGSARLRLHFDIVHLFLAGEGITEAVQRLLPYTAHTHVTDAVRHDDGSFALVLPGTGQLDLVEYVAAMHQYGWREVITLEISTMVWSKPEYDVWGAARHCYGVMQAAAEAAGV; encoded by the coding sequence ATGGAGTTCGCCTACGGCACCTATGCCATGCCCACCGTCCCCCTGGAGGAAGCGCTTCCCGGCCTGGCGGCACTGGGATATAGGGGCGTCGAGATCTGCATCGGCCCCAACCGCGACCGGGGCGACCTGGGCGACTTCGACGGGCCACGCCGGGCACATCTGCGACAACTAGTCGCCGACTCTGGCCTGCGCCTCCCTGCCCTCTTCATGCTCGGCTCGATCTTCACCCCCGACGATGACGCCCATCGAGTCAACCTGCAGCGCGCTGCCACGGCGGCGCAACTGGCGCGTGACCTGGGCATGGGCGAGCCCCCCGTCCTCGCGATCGGCTTCGGCGCCGGCCGCGACCAGTGGGAGCAGGTCCGGGGACGCATGCTGGACCTGTTGGGCGACTACGCCGCCCTGGCCGGGGAGCACGACTTCATCCTCGCCGGCGAAGCCCACACCGGCGCTGCCGTCAACTGCTCCGACCGTATCACCTGGCTGCTGGACACCGTCGGTAGCGCGCGCTTACGCCTGCACTTCGACATCGTCCATCTCTTCCTGGCCGGCGAGGGCATCACCGAGGCCGTCCAGCGCCTCCTGCCCTACACCGCCCACACACACGTCACCGACGCCGTCCGCCACGACGATGGCAGCTTCGCCCTCGTCCTGCCAGGGACGGGACAGCTCGACCTGGTCGAGTACGTCGCCGCCATGCACCAGTACGGCTGGCGCGAGGTCATCACACTCGAGATCAGCACGATGGTCTGGTCGAAGCCGGAGTATGACGTCTGGGGCGCGGCGCGGCACTGCTATGGTGTGATGCAAGCCGCGGCCGAGGCGGCTGGAGTGTAG
- the groES gene encoding co-chaperone GroES, whose product MLQPLGDRVLVKPLEAEEKSAGGIILPEKAQEKPREGEVIAVGPGKVNDKGDRKVMTVKVGDTVVYSEYGGTEISYEGTDYLLIDEGSILAVKA is encoded by the coding sequence ATGCTTCAACCATTGGGTGACCGTGTGCTCGTCAAGCCGCTGGAAGCCGAGGAGAAGAGCGCCGGCGGGATCATCCTGCCCGAGAAGGCCCAGGAGAAGCCCCGCGAGGGTGAAGTCATTGCTGTCGGACCGGGCAAGGTCAACGACAAGGGCGACCGCAAGGTCATGACCGTCAAGGTCGGCGACACCGTCGTCTACAGCGAGTACGGCGGCACGGAGATCTCGTACGAGGGCACCGACTACCTGCTCATTGATGAGGGCAGCATCCTGGCCGTGAAGGCCTAA
- a CDS encoding iron ABC transporter permease — MISPARRRRVAVLIVLLAVLLLAASVLSLGIGVAHQSPSEVMRALADGARGVLTGAPVPADEAHTVVLDLRLPRLLLAVLVGVCLALSGAIMQALFHNSLADPYILGVSSGAALGAVAAMMLGGLAAVAAVSVPGLAFVGALLVVFVVYALAQRGGRVQTGTLLLTGIAVGSLISALTSFLMMVMDEDLRTVLFWLLGGLSGRSWPAVGTILPAAVVGLACALVAVRALNLLLLGDEAAASLGLNLQLAKRLLLALASLLAAAAVAVSGIIAFVGLVVPHVTRLLVGPDHRTLVPVSALLGALLMVLADTLARTVLAPTELPLGIITSALGCPFFLYLLRTQGRQGM; from the coding sequence ATGATCTCTCCCGCGCGGCGGCGTCGCGTCGCGGTGCTGATCGTGCTGCTGGCAGTGCTGCTGCTGGCCGCGAGTGTCTTGTCCCTGGGCATCGGGGTGGCACACCAGTCGCCATCGGAGGTCATGCGGGCGCTGGCGGACGGGGCGCGCGGGGTGCTGACCGGGGCGCCTGTGCCGGCCGATGAGGCCCACACGGTCGTGCTGGACCTGCGCCTGCCCCGGCTGCTGCTGGCAGTGCTCGTAGGCGTCTGCCTGGCGCTGTCGGGCGCGATCATGCAGGCGCTGTTTCACAACTCGCTGGCCGATCCGTACATCCTGGGCGTGTCCTCGGGGGCGGCGTTGGGGGCGGTGGCAGCGATGATGTTGGGCGGTCTCGCCGCAGTGGCGGCGGTCTCGGTCCCTGGCCTGGCCTTCGTCGGCGCCCTGTTGGTGGTGTTCGTAGTCTACGCGCTGGCCCAGCGGGGCGGGCGGGTGCAGACGGGCACGCTGCTGCTGACCGGCATTGCCGTCGGCTCGCTGATCTCGGCCCTCACGTCCTTCCTGATGATGGTGATGGACGAGGACCTGCGGACGGTGCTCTTCTGGCTGCTGGGGGGGCTGAGCGGGCGGAGCTGGCCCGCCGTGGGCACGATCCTGCCGGCGGCAGTGGTGGGGTTGGCCTGTGCGCTGGTGGCGGTGCGGGCGCTGAACCTGCTGCTGCTGGGGGATGAAGCGGCGGCGAGCCTGGGGTTGAACCTGCAGCTAGCCAAGCGACTACTGCTGGCGCTGGCGTCACTGCTGGCGGCGGCGGCTGTGGCCGTCAGCGGCATCATCGCCTTCGTTGGGCTGGTGGTGCCGCATGTGACGCGGCTGCTGGTGGGGCCGGATCACCGCACTCTGGTGCCGGTATCGGCGCTGCTGGGGGCGCTGCTGATGGTCCTGGCCGACACGCTGGCCCGGACGGTCCTGGCGCCGACGGAGCTGCCCCTCGGGATCATTACCAGTGCGTTGGGATGCCCGTTCTTCCTGTACCTGCTGCGGACGCAGGGGCGGCAGGGGATGTAG
- a CDS encoding sugar phosphate isomerase/epimerase, with protein sequence MIKSISYWSFPGGMKLKDRMKLAKASGFEAIELTLEGPDAEINMKTTAAEIKAIKQMADKIGLQTPTFATGLYWSQPMVLDGGKINKVGLDICKKSLQLAKAIGATTALTIPCTVTPDLPYDVAWEKSLEVIKKMVPEAEKTGVTIGIEYVWNKFLLSPLEFRNFVDACGSPMVKAYFDVGNVLASGYPDQWIRILGDRISAVHFKDFKRSIADLDGFVDLLEGDVPWDAVMKALKAIKYKGAVTAEMMPPYQYFPEYLLQATSGAMDKILSL encoded by the coding sequence ATGATAAAGTCCATCAGTTACTGGTCGTTCCCGGGCGGCATGAAGCTCAAGGACCGCATGAAGCTGGCCAAGGCGTCCGGCTTTGAGGCCATTGAGTTGACGCTGGAGGGCCCCGACGCCGAGATCAACATGAAGACGACGGCGGCCGAGATCAAGGCCATCAAGCAGATGGCCGACAAGATCGGTCTGCAGACGCCCACCTTCGCCACCGGCCTGTACTGGTCGCAGCCGATGGTCCTCGACGGCGGCAAGATCAACAAGGTCGGCCTGGACATCTGCAAGAAGTCGCTGCAACTGGCCAAGGCCATCGGCGCCACGACAGCCCTGACCATCCCCTGCACGGTCACGCCTGATCTGCCCTACGATGTGGCCTGGGAGAAGAGCCTGGAGGTCATCAAGAAGATGGTGCCCGAGGCCGAGAAGACCGGGGTCACCATTGGCATCGAGTATGTCTGGAACAAGTTCCTGCTGTCGCCCCTGGAGTTCCGCAACTTTGTGGACGCGTGCGGCAGCCCGATGGTCAAGGCGTACTTCGACGTGGGCAACGTCCTGGCCAGCGGCTATCCGGACCAGTGGATCCGTATCCTGGGCGACCGCATCAGCGCGGTGCACTTCAAGGACTTCAAGCGCAGCATCGCCGATCTGGACGGCTTCGTGGACCTGCTGGAGGGCGACGTGCCGTGGGACGCGGTGATGAAAGCCCTCAAGGCCATCAAGTACAAGGGTGCGGTCACGGCCGAGATGATGCCGCCGTACCAGTACTTCCCGGAGTACCTGCTCCAGGCCACCAGCGGCGCGATGGACAAGATCCTGAGCCTGTAG
- a CDS encoding ABC transporter substrate-binding protein: MIRKRFTVLMVAAAVVAVSGCTRQSPPPAPVGTPGPQASSGFPLTVTDALGQQVTLPRPPQRIISLAPSLTEIIFALGLGERLVGVTEFCLYPPEALRKEKIGGYVNASQEKIVSLRPDIVLATRGTPTGFMDGLRKFGLAVMAVDQTSYGQVIASMESIAQVCGVPEAGRKLGGELRHVRQEITAKTQPLRADQRPRALLVLSLQPLFVGGPGSFQREMLEACGASEVSGLQKPFGALSEEAVVAADPQVVIFPSNDNGQTVTVDGQLKRLRASAAWRSVAAVKNGRVVVVNVDYISIPGPRLVLGFRELARQLHPELFAP, translated from the coding sequence ATGATACGCAAGCGCTTCACCGTGCTGATGGTCGCCGCAGCGGTTGTGGCTGTCTCAGGCTGCACGAGGCAGTCCCCGCCGCCCGCGCCGGTCGGCACCCCGGGGCCCCAGGCCTCGTCCGGCTTCCCCCTGACCGTGACCGACGCGCTCGGCCAGCAGGTCACGCTGCCGCGCCCCCCGCAGCGCATCATCAGCCTGGCCCCCAGCCTCACCGAGATCATCTTCGCCCTGGGCCTGGGTGAGCGGCTGGTCGGCGTCACCGAGTTCTGCCTGTACCCGCCCGAGGCGCTGCGCAAGGAGAAGATCGGGGGGTATGTGAACGCCAGCCAGGAGAAGATCGTGTCGCTCCGGCCGGACATCGTACTTGCCACGCGCGGCACCCCGACAGGCTTCATGGACGGCCTGCGGAAGTTCGGCCTGGCGGTCATGGCCGTGGACCAGACCAGCTACGGGCAGGTCATCGCCAGCATGGAGAGCATCGCGCAGGTGTGCGGCGTGCCCGAGGCCGGGCGCAAGCTCGGCGGTGAGCTGCGGCATGTGCGGCAGGAAATCACGGCCAAGACGCAGCCCCTGCGCGCCGACCAGCGCCCTCGCGCGCTGCTCGTATTGTCTCTGCAGCCGCTGTTTGTGGGCGGCCCCGGCAGCTTCCAGCGCGAGATGCTCGAAGCGTGCGGGGCGAGTGAAGTGTCGGGCCTGCAGAAGCCCTTCGGCGCCCTGTCCGAGGAGGCCGTCGTGGCAGCCGACCCGCAGGTCGTGATCTTCCCCAGCAATGACAATGGCCAGACCGTGACCGTGGACGGACAGCTCAAGCGTCTGCGGGCCAGCGCCGCCTGGCGCAGTGTGGCGGCGGTCAAGAACGGTCGCGTCGTCGTCGTCAACGTGGACTACATCAGCATCCCCGGGCCGAGGCTGGTGCTGGGGTTCCGCGAGCTGGCCCGGCAACTGCACCCGGAGCTGTTCGCGCCATGA
- the groL gene encoding chaperonin GroEL (60 kDa chaperone family; promotes refolding of misfolded polypeptides especially under stressful conditions; forms two stacked rings of heptamers to form a barrel-shaped 14mer; ends can be capped by GroES; misfolded proteins enter the barrel where they are refolded when GroES binds) — protein MAKQLAFSEEARRALQSGVDKVADAVAVTLGPKGRNVVIAKKWGGPTITKDGVTVAKEVELDDRYENMGAQLCKEVASKTNDDTGDGTTTATVLARAIVQAGLRNVAAGANPMLIKRGIERATTAMVEEIRKMSEPLEGRDAVANVAGIAGNDHEIGELIADAMDKVGKDGVITVEESKVGRTEVEVVEGMQFDKGYISPYFVTEGDSMQAVLEKPFILLYEKKISSAADLVPVLEKVAGAGRPMLIIAEDVEAEALATLVVNKMRGTIQACAVKAPGFGDRRKRNLEDIAILTGGQFISEDLGIKLENVELTDLGTAERVAIGKDETTIVQGGGSQEEIAARIGQIRKEIETTDSNYDREKLEERLAKLAGGVAVIKVGAATETELKELKHRYEDALSSARSALEEGIVPGGGVALLRAAAALELEAEAGDEATGIAIVKKAAQEPLKRIAENAGLNGAVVAEKVLGHKSAKYGFDAATEEYGDMLKAGIIDPVKVVRSALENAASIGSLVLTTETLVADIPEPEPPMPPGGPGGMDY, from the coding sequence ATGGCCAAGCAACTCGCCTTCAGCGAGGAGGCACGGCGGGCGCTGCAGAGCGGCGTGGACAAGGTCGCCGACGCGGTCGCCGTCACTCTCGGCCCCAAGGGCCGCAATGTCGTCATCGCCAAGAAGTGGGGCGGCCCCACCATCACCAAGGATGGCGTGACCGTCGCCAAGGAAGTCGAACTGGACGACCGCTACGAGAACATGGGCGCCCAGTTGTGCAAGGAAGTCGCCTCCAAGACCAATGACGACACCGGCGATGGCACCACCACCGCCACCGTGCTGGCCCGCGCCATCGTCCAGGCCGGGCTGCGCAACGTCGCCGCCGGCGCCAACCCGATGCTCATCAAGCGCGGCATCGAGCGCGCCACCACCGCCATGGTCGAAGAGATCCGCAAGATGTCCGAGCCGCTCGAAGGCCGCGACGCTGTGGCCAACGTGGCGGGCATCGCCGGCAACGACCACGAGATCGGCGAGCTCATCGCCGACGCCATGGACAAGGTGGGCAAGGACGGCGTCATCACCGTCGAGGAGTCCAAGGTCGGGCGCACCGAGGTCGAGGTCGTCGAGGGCATGCAGTTCGACAAGGGCTACATCTCCCCGTACTTCGTGACCGAGGGCGACAGCATGCAGGCCGTGCTGGAGAAGCCCTTCATCCTGCTGTATGAGAAGAAGATCTCCTCCGCCGCCGACCTCGTCCCCGTGCTGGAGAAGGTCGCGGGCGCCGGCCGGCCCATGCTCATCATCGCCGAGGACGTCGAGGCCGAAGCTCTGGCCACCCTCGTCGTCAACAAGATGCGGGGCACCATCCAGGCCTGCGCCGTCAAGGCCCCCGGCTTTGGCGACCGCCGCAAGCGCAACCTGGAAGACATCGCCATCCTGACCGGCGGCCAGTTCATCTCCGAGGACCTCGGCATCAAGCTCGAGAACGTGGAGCTGACTGACCTCGGCACCGCCGAGCGCGTCGCGATCGGCAAGGACGAGACCACGATCGTGCAGGGCGGCGGCAGCCAGGAAGAGATCGCCGCGCGCATCGGCCAGATCCGCAAGGAGATCGAGACCACCGACAGCAACTACGACCGCGAGAAGCTCGAAGAGCGCCTGGCGAAGCTCGCCGGCGGCGTGGCAGTCATCAAGGTCGGCGCGGCCACCGAGACCGAACTGAAGGAACTCAAGCACCGCTACGAGGACGCCCTGTCGTCCGCGCGGTCGGCGCTGGAAGAGGGCATCGTCCCCGGTGGCGGCGTCGCGCTACTGCGCGCCGCGGCCGCTCTCGAACTCGAGGCGGAGGCCGGCGACGAGGCCACGGGTATCGCCATCGTCAAGAAGGCGGCCCAGGAGCCGCTGAAGCGCATCGCCGAGAATGCGGGCCTCAACGGCGCCGTCGTGGCCGAGAAGGTGCTGGGTCACAAGTCCGCCAAGTACGGCTTTGACGCGGCGACCGAGGAGTATGGCGACATGCTCAAGGCCGGCATCATTGACCCGGTCAAGGTCGTGCGCTCAGCCCTGGAGAACGCCGCCAGCATCGGCTCGCTGGTCCTGACCACCGAGACACTGGTCGCCGACATCCCCGAGCCCGAGCCGCCCATGCCGCCCGGCGGCCCCGGCGGGATGGACTACTAA
- a CDS encoding heme ABC transporter ATP-binding protein, translating into MTDAPGPLLRLQHLSASYDVREVLRGLDLEIPVGQLVGLLGPNGSGKSTLLRVIAGLLGASHGTVALAGRNLAQYGARERARRVALVPQSVALPFAFSVFDVVAMGRHPHLGLLGAAGQRDFAVIHEALRQTDCLDLQERLATELSGGELQRVIIARALAQEPQLLLLDEPTAHLDLNHQLDIARLLRQLNREHAITVLWVSHDVNLAAEFCDRLVMLQAGQIVADGPPEAVVTSDIVERVYGLRAPVNPNPLSGRPQIVLSGAGGDAP; encoded by the coding sequence ATGACCGACGCCCCCGGCCCCCTGCTCCGGCTGCAGCACCTGAGCGCGTCCTACGACGTGCGGGAAGTGCTGCGCGGGCTGGACCTGGAGATCCCGGTGGGGCAACTGGTGGGCCTGCTGGGGCCGAACGGGTCGGGGAAGAGCACGCTCCTGCGGGTCATCGCCGGGCTGCTGGGGGCCTCACACGGCACGGTGGCGCTGGCGGGGCGGAACCTGGCACAGTACGGCGCCCGCGAGCGCGCACGGCGGGTGGCGCTGGTGCCCCAGTCCGTCGCTCTCCCCTTCGCTTTCTCCGTCTTCGATGTCGTCGCCATGGGCCGCCACCCGCACCTGGGACTGCTCGGGGCCGCCGGGCAGCGTGACTTCGCGGTCATCCACGAGGCGCTGCGGCAGACCGACTGCCTCGATCTACAGGAGCGGCTGGCGACGGAGCTGAGCGGGGGTGAGCTGCAGCGGGTCATCATCGCCCGGGCGCTGGCGCAGGAGCCGCAACTGCTCCTGCTCGACGAGCCTACCGCGCACCTGGACCTGAACCACCAACTCGACATCGCGCGCCTGCTGCGGCAACTGAACCGCGAGCACGCGATCACCGTGCTGTGGGTGTCGCACGATGTGAACCTGGCGGCGGAGTTCTGCGACCGGCTGGTGATGCTGCAGGCCGGGCAGATCGTGGCCGACGGCCCGCCGGAGGCTGTCGTGACCAGCGACATCGTGGAGCGCGTGTACGGCCTGCGGGCGCCGGTCAACCCCAACCCGCTCTCCGGGAGGCCGCAGATTGTGCTCAGTGGCGCCGGGGGGGACGCACCATGA
- a CDS encoding DJ-1/PfpI family protein: protein MQKVLLVIGEAAEVTDTLYPYYRVQEDGYQCWVAAPQKRVYHLVQHDKPADWDITQESKGYNFAADIAFRDIREEEYVGLILSGGRAPEYIRYDEDLMRITRHFATAGKPIAVVCHGIEIVAKAGVIRGKRVTTVAKCAYDAEVCGATYVDEPCVVDGNIVSARTFHDNAPWMREFMKQLNAFRDGKA, encoded by the coding sequence ATGCAGAAAGTCCTGCTCGTCATCGGCGAGGCCGCGGAAGTCACGGACACGCTCTACCCGTACTACCGCGTCCAGGAGGACGGCTACCAGTGCTGGGTGGCCGCCCCCCAGAAGCGCGTCTACCACCTCGTCCAGCACGACAAACCGGCCGACTGGGACATCACCCAGGAGTCCAAAGGCTACAACTTCGCCGCTGACATCGCCTTCCGCGACATCCGCGAGGAGGAATACGTCGGGCTCATCCTCTCGGGCGGTCGGGCCCCTGAGTACATCCGCTACGACGAGGACCTGATGCGCATCACGCGCCACTTCGCCACCGCGGGCAAGCCCATCGCGGTGGTCTGCCACGGCATCGAGATCGTGGCCAAGGCCGGCGTCATCCGGGGCAAGCGGGTGACCACCGTCGCCAAGTGCGCCTACGACGCCGAGGTCTGCGGCGCCACCTATGTGGACGAGCCGTGCGTGGTGGATGGCAACATCGTCAGCGCCCGCACGTTCCACGACAACGCGCCGTGGATGCGGGAGTTCATGAAGCAACTGAACGCCTTCCGGGATGGCAAGGCCTGA
- a CDS encoding Gfo/Idh/MocA family oxidoreductase: MEPINLLLVGCGMMGARHVRGLGELQRVWPGHVRLTAVCDRRLDLAEKVAAEAEQLLGARPVVYTDLAQALRDQPDLQAADVVTDPRSHDGLVVGLLEAGLDVLCEKPLAITVARGQRMVEAAASHGRVLATAENNRHDPINRLARACIRDGLIGHPSFALQLAIGSAYTIIGTAWRHKLAAGGVLLDVGIHALYILESLMGPVATVAGEAQLVHFLRAGKEYDGTEVTVDVDAEDACTAALAFESGAQGHLTISFASPGHTFGQRTIFGTAGTLNLPGDRTGAPLTLSRERNEVPADKMLELTPSYQLNEIETQLFGDRPSQYSFPYPETDRKLLAAEFYSFARAVAREAPPEADGAQGLRALAVTQAILESATAGRKVTVAEVLDGSLHRYQDRIETAM, encoded by the coding sequence ATGGAACCAATCAACCTGCTCCTCGTCGGCTGTGGCATGATGGGCGCGCGCCACGTGCGCGGCCTGGGGGAATTGCAGCGCGTCTGGCCGGGCCATGTGCGCCTGACCGCGGTCTGCGACCGGCGGCTGGACTTGGCCGAGAAGGTTGCGGCCGAGGCCGAGCAACTCCTCGGGGCCCGGCCGGTCGTCTACACCGACCTGGCGCAGGCGCTGCGCGACCAGCCTGACCTGCAAGCCGCCGATGTCGTCACCGATCCACGCTCCCACGATGGGCTGGTGGTCGGCCTGCTGGAGGCCGGTCTGGACGTCTTGTGCGAGAAGCCCCTGGCCATTACCGTGGCGCGCGGGCAGCGCATGGTCGAGGCAGCCGCGAGTCACGGACGCGTCCTGGCCACAGCCGAGAACAACCGCCACGACCCGATCAACCGCCTCGCCAGGGCCTGCATCAGGGACGGGCTCATCGGCCACCCGAGCTTCGCTCTGCAGCTCGCCATCGGCTCGGCATACACGATCATCGGCACCGCCTGGCGCCACAAACTCGCGGCGGGCGGTGTGCTGCTGGACGTGGGCATCCACGCCCTCTACATCCTCGAGAGCCTCATGGGGCCGGTGGCCACGGTGGCCGGCGAGGCCCAACTGGTGCACTTCCTGCGCGCCGGCAAGGAGTACGACGGCACCGAAGTGACCGTGGACGTGGACGCCGAGGACGCCTGCACGGCCGCCCTGGCCTTCGAGAGCGGCGCGCAGGGCCACCTGACCATCAGCTTCGCCAGCCCCGGCCACACGTTTGGCCAGCGCACGATCTTCGGCACCGCCGGCACGCTCAACCTGCCCGGCGACCGTACCGGCGCCCCGCTGACGCTCTCCCGTGAGCGCAACGAGGTGCCTGCCGACAAGATGCTGGAACTCACGCCGTCCTACCAGCTCAACGAGATCGAGACGCAGTTGTTCGGCGACCGCCCGTCGCAGTACTCCTTCCCCTACCCCGAGACCGACCGCAAGCTGCTGGCGGCGGAGTTCTACAGCTTCGCCCGGGCCGTGGCCCGCGAAGCTCCGCCCGAAGCCGACGGCGCCCAGGGCCTCCGCGCCCTGGCTGTCACGCAAGCCATCCTCGAGTCGGCGACCGCCGGACGCAAAGTCACGGTCGCGGAGGTGCTGGACGGATCCCTGCACCGATATCAGGACCGCATCGAAACGGCGATGTAG